One Gossypium hirsutum isolate 1008001.06 chromosome A08, Gossypium_hirsutum_v2.1, whole genome shotgun sequence genomic window, CGGTGGTATTAATGATACATGTATATTGATATAACCCATGATTATGACTGACACTTGATAGTTGATCACGTCATCAGCCGAATGATTTTCATTTTCAAAGGGAATGTGATCTACTGCCATAATTAATCCACTAGAATGGAAGCTTGGCTGATGCAGGGCCAAGAGACTTgcatatggttttttttttttttcgagaTGTGATTGATTCAGTGTATGGAGGACTGGTATTGAATGATATGCTTGAACATGAAAAATGTGCTTAAAGAAATATAtggaatttgaatgaaattttagaaTGATCAAAATATGCTTGAGATTGTTTATACATTATCACAAGGCTAAAAATGGCTCATTGGAGCATGTAACCTTCTAAAATTTGAGTTAGAGACATTCTACAATCTAATCTCATGATGAATCTTATATACAACAAAGAATACAGAGTTTCCTTTAATAAAACCCTATTCCAACAACGGAAACTCATTTGTATTCTGTTCGTTTCGATCAATCTAAGCTCAGGAGCCTCAAATTTACTGTGAGAGCTTCAGGAGGTCtactatatacatcatcaaaatgAAGATTTATATCCCCTCCGGTTTCAAGATCGTCCTCCATGTGTGTTGTCCGGGATAACCTCTGAGAATCCCTCCAGTCAAGGGATTGATCTTGCTCTTCCACACTTCTCTCAGACATGTTATCATACCGCTGAGCTGAAGAATAACGGTTGAAATCAGGAGGCTCGAGAAAGCTTGTTTGGGGCTGTATACCATGTGGACCACTTCTGGCCCACCAATGGCTCCTTGCCTGGTGCGGTAGTTCATTTGTATCATGATGCTGAAGTACACTCTCGTGGAAGAAAGAAGATGATGTTGAAGCATCAAGATGTGACTGCAACCGTGACCGACCATCATAATGGTATGGCTGCCAGTATTCTTCATCTCTTGCTTCATCATGTGTCATGTTGGTTGGCATCCAGTAATCTTCATGCTGTAGCTCACCTGGTTCAGATGGCCTTGTTGTAGCAGCGTCTCTCCGAGTTCGAGAGGTATAATACCAATCCAGAAGATATGGGTGATTCTGCTGTTCAGCGTCAATTAGCAATAAAGAACCCAAATCGCGGGAAGTGTCGGGAATATTCTGCTGCATTTCCCTTGGAAAAAGTCCGTTTCTATCTACATGACCTCTCAGAGGGCTTGCTTGCCACAATCTACCCAAAGAATCTGCATGTCTGGTTCCCTGCGTTTGCAACTTTTGCTCTCTGAAAGTTCTAATATTCGACAGGAACTGCTTGCCTTGAGAATCTGGTTCCCATGAAGGATAGCTACTTTTGAAACTGAAATCAGAATAGAATTATTCAAGATGGAACTATTATAGAAGGAAAAAGTAGAAGGGATATCCAGCACAATAAAAAGACAGAAGAAACACCATACCCTTAAAGCAGAAATGGAATTATTAGAGTCGGGATATTATGTCTCATCATTtgcattttaaaatgaaaataaaaacttgTTGTCAGCTTTATATTAACAAAGAAAATTAGGATAAGAGTTTACGTGATCCTGTTTCAGGTTTCTCAAACTCTATTCACAGCAAAATGTTATGTGCAGGGTTTAGGATAGAGGAAGTATATAAATCCAATTAATCTTTGCTATTGATCGTACCTCAAGAACGATTTTTCCATTTTCCCTTGGGAACTCCTCTGGGCGCGAGGTGCATTGCTTGGAGAGCCATAATTGCCATTCCCGTGGTTTTGGAAATCAAAGGCACTAAAACTACAAAAATGAAAACGGGACAATCAAACACATCATTTcgtaaattaaaagaaaatgaacagtGTACCTGCAAACATGACCAACACCTTCAATATCCACAGTAAAATCTGCAATGAACTGTAAAATGTCATCCACCCGCTGCAAAATCAACACAAAACATTTTAGTTGAAAAGCTAAGATCTATGACAATAGAAATAACTTAcccaaaaaaagatgaaaaagaaaagaacctttGGAACAACAAATAGAAGCAAGAATGGAGTGAGGAAAATTGAGGCCATCTCCTCTAGCAACATCATTCCAGTGTACTACatcagaaaatttaaaaaataaaaaataaaatctaaaaaaaagaatcaaaatcaTTTATGAATGCAACTTGAAGATTATaggtaaaacaaaaaaaaacaaaaaaaaggaattaAGGGGGATTACCTGAAATAGAGTTTCAAACTCTTTCCGGACTGTTTCAGTGTTTTCTTTGCCACGCCATCTCTTTGGCATGTAATGTGTATGTTGAACCACCATAGACATTACTCCTTCTGGATCAAGGACCAGAAGTTCATCTGTAACAGCAGCCCGGCTTATAGCTGTTATGGTTCCAAAAACAGCAGCATACCAAAACAAATTCCGGCCAAATATCTACACATTTgggaaaagaagtaaaaaaaaaaaaacaaaattgaaatataGAAGAGTTGAAAAGAAATAGAAGACTCTGAAACGGttgaaattcaaaaatattacATGGCCCTCGAGCAAAGACTCTTCTAGAAAGGCAATGATGATCAAGATAGCAGCAAAACCACCAGATACAAATGAGATAAACTTTGCTATGATAGAAATAATTGGTGAGGGGAATCGCTTTAAGTACTCAGAAGCATGCATAACACTGCTATTAATCCGATGCTTGAATAAATGGTCAACCTGTAAGACAAAGACAACGGTATATGTACAAATACAGACTACAGTATGTGAAAACAAGAGAATCTATAAGTATAAATATCCATCTCAAGAAACAATTGTGCCATCTTGTTTTTCACAGTATGTTCTTAACAACTTTTCTTtattatgataatttttttttcgcAGAAAATATAAGTAACTTCAAACAATTGACTAACActtatgatgactacataaaagtAATAACACAAGCTTGTGAAGATAGATAGTGGATAAATCCTTCTCGACTTGACAGCaccaaagaaaaaaacaaaagactTAGCTAACAAATAAAGCGGAGATAAGGGGGTATGAAATACCTCATTGAATTCCCTAAACATCCACTTTGACAAATTTGACCATCTGCGGGATGATGCTGTGCTTGGATGATTATAGAATTGTTCAGCATGCCTTAAGAAGAGATAAACCAGCATGAATATAACAAGAAATGGAGAGAGAAGCAGCATAGCAAACCCGACAACCATGAGTCTTTTCTTCAATGTCCTAGGATTAGAAATGAAGTCCCTTCTAACACAAAAGTTTCTGCATCCCAAAATGAAGTTGGCAATAAACCCCAAAATttagttgtttttctttttctgcaaataataataatagcaagtTGCATTTGAAACTCAAAGTACTTCATAAAATATTTTCTCCCTAATCATACAACAAACGTCGGAATATTAAAAGTGTAAAACCTATTAAGAATTTTGAAATATTCCAAATAGTTGCAAGTCAAGAAGGTGCAAAAAAGCAGCAATGggagacaaaaaaaaaagcaataaaatagtaatttatgcAACTCTTTCCAGTTACATCATGAATTGACCATTAAAGACCAACTCAAGCAGGACTACCAAAAGTTAATACTTCacgagaaaaatgaaaaaaacttaAAGCTACAGCACCAAAGTCAGCCGGCAGGTAACATAACTATGTTAGAGATGCTGCAAAGGAAAACACATTGCGTCTTGATTACAAGAATGTATGTTTCAAAGAACCCATCAATTTTTCCCAGCGCTATCTAAAACATCCCCAGAAAAAGTACTTTATTATACCCCTCTTCATACAATAAGAATTATATAATATTCTTGAAAttgaaatattatgctttaaaaaaatgatgaaataaataattttatcattagtCTGAAAGTGGAAAGTTCCGAAACTTGCTTCTATTGACTGTTTTGCAAAATTTACAAGTTGGAACCATATCCATAACAGTGATTATCAAAGAAAGTAACATACATACAACTGAAAGTCAAATGTTATGTAAAATTAAACATACCGGTCAAACATGCTCTGCAGTATACACCAATTTAAGGTCCATTCAAGTGTCTTTGTTAGTATCAGACAATGCTGTGTTCTATAAGGGCCGGATTTGACAGTTGGACCGGCACCTGGGACCCAGGCTGATATAGGAAAAGCAAGCACTCCTTTATTAAGCATTCCAATCAAGTAGTTCTCCTTCCGCATCAATCGCATAACCACATCATGAGCAGAAAGATCCTTGACCACGCACAATTGTTGTGAACTTTGTAACTGGACAACCTTTTCAAGGATTGTTGCCCATGGCATGGTCTGAATCTCATTATCCGTAACATGGAGACtgcaaaataaaatacaaacaaTGATAATAAAATCATTAACTGTTTATAAGATACTGCCACCGTAACTGCTTTATCTCAATGCAAAATTAAAGCTTACAAAGCATCCTTTAACTTATCAGGATGAACTTACCTGTTATAATAGAAATGGCGTATGCCAAGGGTATCCTTTAATTGAGCAAAAAACCTCAAAAAACAGAACATCCAATAGATGGAAAATAGCCCCAAATATCCAACAATAATAGCTTTTGAAAGTGTCAAAGGGGTTAATGGATGCTGGTGAAGAGCTTCCTTAGCAAGATCACATGGCTTAATTCCAGACTCAAATGCATCCATCCCACACTTTGCGTTGCGGAGACCATTCCAATCAACAAATAACAGGAAGAACCCTGAGAAACATATGGTAAAGCCCACACTCAGAAGTTCAACCATCCATTTTATAATTATGCACCAAAGCCCTTTCTC contains:
- the LOC107895078 gene encoding autophagy-related protein 9 isoform X1, which encodes MMFRGQKAANALGIFKWRWGGESSLTTGLLGDVPSVIELSDYGRVLPSPGSESPSGLLNGETLNAEPIVDLDLFFERLYSYYCEKGLWCIIIKWMVELLSVGFTICFSGFFLLFVDWNGLRNAKCGMDAFESGIKPCDLAKEALHQHPLTPLTLSKAIIVGYLGLFSIYWMFCFLRFFAQLKDTLGIRHFYYNSLHVTDNEIQTMPWATILEKVVQLQSSQQLCVVKDLSAHDVVMRLMRKENYLIGMLNKGVLAFPISAWVPGAGPTVKSGPYRTQHCLILTKTLEWTLNWCILQSMFDRNFCVRRDFISNPRTLKKRLMVVGFAMLLLSPFLVIFMLVYLFLRHAEQFYNHPSTASSRRWSNLSKWMFREFNEVDHLFKHRINSSVMHASEYLKRFPSPIISIIAKFISFVSGGFAAILIIIAFLEESLLEGHIFGRNLFWYAAVFGTITAISRAAVTDELLVLDPEGVMSMVVQHTHYMPKRWRGKENTETVRKEFETLFQYTGMMLLEEMASIFLTPFLLLFVVPKRVDDILQFIADFTVDIEGVGHVCSFSAFDFQNHGNGNYGSPSNAPRAQRSSQGKMEKSFLSFKSSYPSWEPDSQGKQFLSNIRTFREQKLQTQGTRHADSLGRLWQASPLRGHVDRNGLFPREMQQNIPDTSRDLGSLLLIDAEQQNHPYLLDWYYTSRTRRDAATTRPSEPGELQHEDYWMPTNMTHDEARDEEYWQPYHYDGRSRLQSHLDASTSSSFFHESVLQHHDTNELPHQARSHWWARSGPHGIQPQTSFLEPPDFNRYSSAQRYDNMSERSVEEQDQSLDWRDSQRLSRTTHMEDDLETGGDINLHFDDVYSRPPEALTVNLRLLSLD
- the LOC107895078 gene encoding autophagy-related protein 9 isoform X2, with translation MMFRGQKAANALGIFKWRWGGESSLTTGLLGDVPSVIELSDYGRVLPSPGSESPSGLLNGFFLLFVDWNGLRNAKCGMDAFESGIKPCDLAKEALHQHPLTPLTLSKAIIVGYLGLFSIYWMFCFLRFFAQLKDTLGIRHFYYNSLHVTDNEIQTMPWATILEKVVQLQSSQQLCVVKDLSAHDVVMRLMRKENYLIGMLNKGVLAFPISAWVPGAGPTVKSGPYRTQHCLILTKTLEWTLNWCILQSMFDRNFCVRRDFISNPRTLKKRLMVVGFAMLLLSPFLVIFMLVYLFLRHAEQFYNHPSTASSRRWSNLSKWMFREFNEVDHLFKHRINSSVMHASEYLKRFPSPIISIIAKFISFVSGGFAAILIIIAFLEESLLEGHIFGRNLFWYAAVFGTITAISRAAVTDELLVLDPEGVMSMVVQHTHYMPKRWRGKENTETVRKEFETLFQYTGMMLLEEMASIFLTPFLLLFVVPKRVDDILQFIADFTVDIEGVGHVCSFSAFDFQNHGNGNYGSPSNAPRAQRSSQGKMEKSFLSFKSSYPSWEPDSQGKQFLSNIRTFREQKLQTQGTRHADSLGRLWQASPLRGHVDRNGLFPREMQQNIPDTSRDLGSLLLIDAEQQNHPYLLDWYYTSRTRRDAATTRPSEPGELQHEDYWMPTNMTHDEARDEEYWQPYHYDGRSRLQSHLDASTSSSFFHESVLQHHDTNELPHQARSHWWARSGPHGIQPQTSFLEPPDFNRYSSAQRYDNMSERSVEEQDQSLDWRDSQRLSRTTHMEDDLETGGDINLHFDDVYSRPPEALTVNLRLLSLD
- the LOC107895078 gene encoding autophagy-related protein 9 isoform X3, which produces MMFRGQKAANALGIFKWRWGGESSLTTGLLGDVPSVIELSDYGRVLPSPGSESPSGLLNGETLNAEPIVDLDLFFERLYSYYCEKGLWCIIIKWMVELLSVGFTICFSGFFLLFVDWNGLRNAKCGMDAFESGIKPCDLAKEALHQHPLTPLTLSKAIIVGYLGLFSIYWMFCFLRFFAQLKDTLGIRHFYYNSLHVTDNEIQTMPWATILEKVVQLQSSQQLCVVKDLSAHDVVMRLMRKENYLIGMLNKGVLAFPISAWVPGAGPTVKSGPYRTQHCLILTKTLEWTLNWCILQSMFDRNFCVRRDFISNPRTLKKRLMVVGFAMLLLSPFLVIFMLVYLFLRHAEQFYNHPSTASSRRWSNLSKWMFREFNEIFGRNLFWYAAVFGTITAISRAAVTDELLVLDPEGVMSMVVQHTHYMPKRWRGKENTETVRKEFETLFQYTGMMLLEEMASIFLTPFLLLFVVPKRVDDILQFIADFTVDIEGVGHVCSFSAFDFQNHGNGNYGSPSNAPRAQRSSQGKMEKSFLSFKSSYPSWEPDSQGKQFLSNIRTFREQKLQTQGTRHADSLGRLWQASPLRGHVDRNGLFPREMQQNIPDTSRDLGSLLLIDAEQQNHPYLLDWYYTSRTRRDAATTRPSEPGELQHEDYWMPTNMTHDEARDEEYWQPYHYDGRSRLQSHLDASTSSSFFHESVLQHHDTNELPHQARSHWWARSGPHGIQPQTSFLEPPDFNRYSSAQRYDNMSERSVEEQDQSLDWRDSQRLSRTTHMEDDLETGGDINLHFDDVYSRPPEALTVNLRLLSLD